The nucleotide window CGTTATTACAGCTCTTACAGCACAAAATACTCTTGGAGTAACAGGGATACTTGATGTAGGTGTAGATTTTTTACAAAAACAACTTGATGCAGTATTTTCTGATATTATGCCAGATGCTGTAAAAATAGGGATGTTATCATCTAAAAAACTCATTGTGGCAATAGGTGATACACTAAAAAAATATAATGCAAAAAATATAGTAGTTGACCCAGTTATGGTATCAACAAGTGGTTCAAAACTTATAGAGGATGAAGCGATAGAAACTATGTGTGACGTACTATTTCCTCTAGCTACAGTGATTACTCCAAATATTCCAGAAGCTGAAATCTTAAGTGGAATGGAGATAAAAACAAGTGAGGATATGATAACTGCCTCAAAGAAAATATATGACAAGTACTCTTGTGCAGTACTTTGTAAAGGTGGTCATAATTTAAATGATGCAAATGACCTGCTTTTTGATGGAAAAAATATTAAATGGTTCAATGGTAAAAGAATAGATAACCCAAATACTCATGGAACAGGTTGTACACTATCAAGTGCTATAGCTTCAAATCTTGCTAAAGGAATGCCACTTGATAAAGCTATTGAAAAAGCTAAAGAGTACATTTCAAATGCACTTATGGAGATGCTTGACCTTGGTAAGGGAAGAGGACCAATGGACCACGGATATTTAATAAAATAAAAAAACAGAAAAATAGGAAGAGGAGAAACTAAAACATGGAAAAAAAAGGAACATCAGTTATAGCCAATGTAATGATATGGTTTGGAGCAGGAATATCTATAGCTGAGATAATTACAGGAACATATCTTGCACCTTTAGGATTTAAAAATGGTATTATGGCTATAATAATTGGACACATAATAGGTGGAGTGATAATGTATTTAGCAGGAATAATCGGTGCTAAGACACAAAAAAGCTCTATGGAAAGTGTAAAGATAAGTTATGGAAGTAAAGGTGGAATACTATTTTCATTTTTAAATGTGGTACAGCTTGTTGGATGGACAGCTATCATGATATATGATGGAGCTCTTGCAGCTAATGAGATACTTCATAAAGGTGTATGGCTATGGGCACTTATAATTGGTGCATTAATTATACTTTGGATAAAAATAGGGATTAAAAACCTTGAAAAGATAAACTTTGTTGCAATGACAGGACTTGGAATCTTAAGTATTCTTCTTTGCAGAATTATATTTGTAAATACAGGAGTTGGATTTGAACCAAGTGAAGCTATGTCATTTGGACTTGCAGTAGAACTTGGAGCAGCAATGCCTCTATCTTGGTTACCTGTAATCAGTGATTATACAAGAGATGCTGAAAAACCTCTTACTGCAACACTTGCAAGTGTACTTGTGTATAACCTTGTAAGTATTTGGATGTTTATAATGGGAATGGGAGCAGCTATTCTTACTGGAGAATCAGATATTGCAAATATATTCTTAAAAGCTGGTCTTGGAATGGCAGGTCTTCTAATTGTGGTATTCTCAACAGTTACAACAACATTTTTGGATGCTTTTTCAGCTGGGGTATCATCAAAATCAATCTCTTCTCATGTAGATGAAAAGAAAAT belongs to Fusobacterium sp. DD2 and includes:
- the thiD gene encoding bifunctional hydroxymethylpyrimidine kinase/phosphomethylpyrimidine kinase; this encodes MKKAVLTIAGSDCSGGAGIQADIKTMTMNGVYAMSVITALTAQNTLGVTGILDVGVDFLQKQLDAVFSDIMPDAVKIGMLSSKKLIVAIGDTLKKYNAKNIVVDPVMVSTSGSKLIEDEAIETMCDVLFPLATVITPNIPEAEILSGMEIKTSEDMITASKKIYDKYSCAVLCKGGHNLNDANDLLFDGKNIKWFNGKRIDNPNTHGTGCTLSSAIASNLAKGMPLDKAIEKAKEYISNALMEMLDLGKGRGPMDHGYLIK
- the cytX gene encoding putative hydroxymethylpyrimidine transporter CytX → MEKKGTSVIANVMIWFGAGISIAEIITGTYLAPLGFKNGIMAIIIGHIIGGVIMYLAGIIGAKTQKSSMESVKISYGSKGGILFSFLNVVQLVGWTAIMIYDGALAANEILHKGVWLWALIIGALIILWIKIGIKNLEKINFVAMTGLGILSILLCRIIFVNTGVGFEPSEAMSFGLAVELGAAMPLSWLPVISDYTRDAEKPLTATLASVLVYNLVSIWMFIMGMGAAILTGESDIANIFLKAGLGMAGLLIVVFSTVTTTFLDAFSAGVSSKSISSHVDEKKIGMVTAVVGTILAMTFPMDNITDFLLFIGSVFAPMIAIVFVDFYIVKKDYSKDNYNWLNLVIWAVGFIIYRYLLTIETAVGNTLPDIVITMIIAYIVKKIALAKK